The Procambarus clarkii isolate CNS0578487 chromosome 66, FALCON_Pclarkii_2.0, whole genome shotgun sequence genome has a window encoding:
- the LOC138355304 gene encoding uncharacterized protein produces the protein MSALGVYVSRSALEAYVSKSALEAYVSKSALEAYVSRSVLEAYVSKSALEAYVSKSALEAYVSRSALEAYVSRSALEAYVSRSALEAYMSRSALEAYMSKSALEAYVSRSALEAYVSRSALEAYMSRSALEAYMSKSALEA, from the coding sequence ATGTCTGCGCTAGGGGTGTATGTGTCCAGGTCTGCGCTGGAAGCGTATGTGTCCAAGTCTGCGCTGGAAGCGTATGTGTCTAAGTCTGCGCTGGAAGCGTATGTGTCCAGGTCTGTGCTGGAAGCGTATGTGTCCAAGTCTGCGCTGGAAGCGTATGTGTCCAAGTCTGCGCTGGAAGCATATGTGTCCAGGTCTGCGCTGGAAGCATATGTGTCCAGGTCTGCGCTGGAAGCATATGTGTCCAGGTCTGCGCTGGAAGCGTATATGTCCAGGTCTGCACTAGAAGCGTATATGTCGAAGTCTGCGCTGGAAGCATATGTGTCCAGGTCTGCGCTGGAAGCATATGTGTCCAGGTCTGCGCTGGAAGCGTATATGTCCAGGTCTGCACTAGAAGCGTATATGTCGAAGTCTGCGCTGGAAGCGTAA